The following coding sequences lie in one Alicyclobacillus curvatus genomic window:
- a CDS encoding winged helix-turn-helix transcriptional regulator, with the protein MDSEQVLKSLSALADRSRFHILQIMAKGTIGTCCDRIEAYENGCCVADVVTVTGLSQPTVSHHLKTLEQVGLIRKEIRGPWACYFPNADALNELMSGLKLELYPGAGRDIDAKGDCSR; encoded by the coding sequence ATGGATTCTGAACAGGTACTTAAAAGTCTAAGTGCACTCGCCGATAGAAGTCGGTTTCACATTTTGCAAATTATGGCCAAAGGTACAATTGGTACTTGCTGTGACCGTATCGAGGCGTATGAGAACGGTTGCTGCGTTGCGGACGTCGTAACGGTTACGGGGCTGTCACAACCCACCGTGTCACACCATCTCAAGACGCTCGAGCAGGTTGGTTTGATTCGGAAAGAGATTCGCGGCCCGTGGGCGTGCTATTTCCCCAACGCCGACGCCTTGAATGAACTGATGAGCGGGCTAAAGCTTGAATTGTATCCGGGTGCGGGACGCGATATCGACGCAAAAGGAGACTGCAGTCGCTGA